One region of Shumkonia mesophila genomic DNA includes:
- a CDS encoding GNAT family N-acetyltransferase gives MVLVPVTPGNVEAYVAFLFEESDADGREYMATVDVRGFVLKRGRDRFYLEGGAPAASLTVGRTPRADGSLLVSVSITPRGGRAGPLLACLGEFLDGEEKTGPAVRRYQLAGPPDLALPEAELGALGFVKKPGRCKYVRDPGPPRQGEFPGAEKALAAGYAIHELTPAMAAAEPPLFAALADLYNRAFAHHPGAVPRDEAQMRERLTAPVGGALLAVRDGAITGYLHYTPMSREVLVGEIASLRRHWGTGSVDLMCRHVTQLVAERWGLPIVGYVDATNAPSRAAMERAGLRHAADYPVWEYAVEAGQLIS, from the coding sequence ATGGTTCTGGTTCCCGTCACCCCCGGCAACGTCGAGGCCTATGTCGCCTTCCTGTTCGAGGAATCCGACGCTGACGGCCGTGAGTACATGGCCACCGTCGACGTGCGCGGCTTCGTGCTCAAGCGCGGCCGGGATCGTTTCTATCTGGAAGGCGGGGCGCCGGCGGCCTCCCTCACCGTCGGCCGCACGCCGCGGGCGGACGGCAGCCTCCTCGTTTCGGTCTCCATCACGCCCCGGGGCGGGCGGGCCGGGCCGCTGCTGGCCTGCCTGGGCGAATTCCTGGACGGCGAGGAGAAAACCGGCCCCGCCGTCCGGCGCTACCAGCTGGCCGGGCCGCCCGACCTGGCGCTGCCCGAGGCCGAACTGGGCGCGCTCGGCTTCGTGAAAAAGCCGGGGCGCTGCAAGTATGTGCGCGATCCGGGACCGCCGCGCCAAGGCGAGTTCCCGGGGGCGGAGAAGGCGCTGGCCGCCGGCTACGCCATCCACGAGCTGACGCCGGCCATGGCCGCCGCCGAGCCGCCGCTGTTCGCCGCCCTGGCCGACCTCTACAACCGCGCCTTCGCCCACCATCCCGGCGCCGTCCCCCGGGACGAGGCCCAGATGCGCGAGCGCCTCACCGCCCCCGTCGGCGGCGCCCTGCTGGCGGTCAGGGACGGCGCCATCACCGGCTATCTGCACTACACGCCGATGAGCAGGGAGGTGCTGGTCGGCGAAATTGCCAGCCTGCGCCGCCACTGGGGCACCGGCTCGGTCGACCTGATGTGCCGCCACGTCACCCAATTGGTTGCCGAGCGCTGGGGCCTGCCCATCGTCGGCTACGTCGACGCCACCAACGCCCCGTCCCGCGCCGCCATGGAACGCGCCGGCCTGCGCCACGCCGCCGACTACCCGGTATGGGAATATGCCGTCGAGGCCGGCCAGCTCATCTCCTGA
- a CDS encoding histidine phosphatase family protein, which yields MPADAMTARRRPFLFVRHGQTEYNVRGILAGSTDVALTETGMREAAAAAEILAGEPLRAVCSSPLKRARDTARLIAAPHRLPVTVIEDLRERDWGEWEGQMFPADLGHPQPPGGEAMAAYLARVERALAAFFALTGDGPAAMVAHGGIFHALSRLLAVAGGDAGVIGNAVPVRFRPPATAGGWTAAPLTAMPAASPGPAAGQSG from the coding sequence ATGCCCGCTGACGCCATGACCGCCCGCCGCCGGCCCTTCCTGTTCGTCCGCCACGGCCAGACCGAATACAACGTGCGGGGAATTCTCGCCGGCTCGACCGACGTGGCGCTGACCGAGACGGGAATGCGCGAGGCGGCGGCCGCCGCCGAGATCCTGGCCGGCGAGCCGCTGCGCGCCGTCTGTTCGAGCCCCTTGAAGCGGGCCCGCGACACCGCCCGCCTGATCGCGGCGCCGCACCGCCTTCCCGTCACCGTCATCGAGGACCTGCGCGAGCGCGACTGGGGGGAATGGGAAGGCCAGATGTTTCCGGCCGACCTCGGCCACCCGCAGCCGCCGGGCGGCGAGGCGATGGCGGCCTATCTGGCGCGGGTGGAACGCGCGCTCGCGGCCTTCTTCGCGCTGACCGGCGACGGCCCGGCGGCGATGGTGGCGCACGGCGGCATCTTCCATGCGCTGAGCCGCCTGCTGGCGGTGGCGGGGGGCGACGCCGGCGTCATCGGCAACGCCGTCCCCGTCCGCTTCCGGCCCCCGGCAACGGCCGGCGGCTGGACGGCGGCGCCGCTGACGGCGATGCCGGCGGCTAGCCCAGGGCCGGCGGCGGGCCAAAGCGGCTGA
- a CDS encoding cupin domain-containing protein, with product MTEKAGNLFAGLPGRLPEEVFERLAGGDGVTVERIVSTGQATPEGQWLTQDRHEWVALLAGAAGLLFEGEATARPLAPGDWLTIPAGTRHRVEWTAADEPTVWLAVHYR from the coding sequence ATGACGGAAAAGGCGGGAAACCTGTTCGCCGGCCTGCCCGGCCGCCTGCCCGAGGAAGTATTCGAGCGGCTGGCCGGGGGAGACGGGGTCACCGTCGAGCGCATTGTTTCGACCGGCCAGGCGACGCCGGAAGGCCAATGGCTGACCCAGGATCGCCACGAATGGGTGGCCCTGCTCGCCGGCGCCGCCGGGCTGCTGTTCGAGGGCGAGGCGACGGCCCGACCGCTGGCCCCCGGCGACTGGCTGACGATCCCGGCCGGCACCCGCCACCGCGTCGAATGGACGGCGGCGGATGAGCCCACCGTCTGGCTGGCCGTGCACTACCGCTGA
- the hisG gene encoding ATP phosphoribosyltransferase, producing the protein MQQLRFGIPKGSLEEATIDLFGQAGWKISGRSRNYFPAIDDDEMTCALVRSQEMGPTVASGALDCGLTGLDWVMETEADVETVCDLVYSRASDKPARWVLIVDRESPIKGVEDLQGKKVVTELVGFTKRYLAERGIEAKVDFSWGATEGKVVQGLADAAIEITETGSTIRAHGLRIVCDLLHTHTVLIANKEALKDPFKKNKIEQVALLLTAALAARHKVLLKMNAPVAKLDAIVAVLPALNSPTVNPLTDEKWVAVETVVDRDEVRELIPKLRANGAEGILELDIRKLC; encoded by the coding sequence ATGCAACAGCTTCGTTTCGGAATTCCCAAGGGCAGCCTCGAAGAGGCGACCATCGACCTGTTCGGCCAGGCCGGCTGGAAGATCAGCGGGCGTTCGCGCAACTATTTCCCGGCCATCGACGACGACGAGATGACCTGCGCCCTGGTGCGCTCGCAGGAAATGGGGCCGACGGTGGCCAGCGGCGCGCTCGATTGCGGGCTGACCGGGCTCGACTGGGTGATGGAAACCGAAGCCGATGTCGAGACGGTCTGCGACCTCGTCTATTCGCGGGCGTCGGACAAGCCGGCCCGCTGGGTGCTGATCGTCGATCGCGAGTCGCCGATCAAGGGCGTCGAGGACCTTCAGGGCAAGAAGGTGGTGACCGAGCTGGTCGGCTTCACCAAGCGCTATCTCGCCGAGCGCGGCATCGAGGCCAAGGTCGACTTCTCGTGGGGCGCCACCGAGGGCAAGGTGGTGCAGGGACTGGCCGACGCCGCCATCGAGATCACCGAGACCGGCAGCACCATCCGCGCGCACGGGCTGCGCATCGTCTGCGACCTTTTGCACACCCACACCGTGCTGATCGCCAACAAAGAGGCGCTGAAGGACCCCTTCAAGAAGAACAAGATCGAGCAGGTGGCGCTGCTGCTTACCGCCGCGCTGGCGGCCCGCCATAAGGTGCTGCTCAAGATGAACGCGCCGGTCGCCAAACTCGATGCGATCGTCGCCGTGCTGCCCGCCCTCAATTCGCCGACCGTCAACCCCCTGACCGACGAGAAATGGGTGGCCGTGGAAACGGTGGTCGACCGCGACGAGGTGCGCGAACTCATCCCCAAGCTTCGGGCCAACGGCGCCGAAGGCATCCTGGAACTCGACATCCGCAAGCTCTGCTGA
- a CDS encoding pseudouridine-5'-phosphate glycosidase gives MHPDLTLDPEVAEALAAGRPVVALESTLIAHGLPKPLNLETARAAEAAVRAAGALPATIAVIDGRLRVGLDGPAIERLAADPSVEKASLADLGALIARGGSGATTVAATMFCASLAGIRVFSTGGIGGVHRGAGTSFDISADLDALARFPVAVVCSGAKAILDIGATLEVLETRGVPVIGLATDRFPAFWAADSGFAAPRRAATPQDAARIAEAHWRLGFASGLVIANPPPAAVALPAEVMEKAVTVALAEAKAAGVSGKRLTPWLLSRIAGITEGRSLAANTALIAANARAGGAMAAAYAALAAGAGGSR, from the coding sequence ATGCATCCCGACCTCACCCTCGATCCCGAGGTGGCCGAGGCGCTGGCCGCCGGGCGGCCGGTGGTGGCGCTCGAATCCACCCTCATCGCCCACGGCCTGCCGAAGCCGCTCAACCTGGAAACCGCCCGGGCCGCCGAGGCGGCAGTGCGCGCCGCCGGCGCCCTGCCGGCCACCATCGCCGTCATCGACGGGCGCCTGCGCGTCGGCCTCGATGGCCCCGCCATCGAGCGCCTGGCCGCGGACCCTTCCGTCGAGAAGGCCAGCCTCGCCGACCTCGGGGCGCTGATCGCCCGCGGCGGCAGCGGCGCCACCACGGTGGCGGCGACGATGTTCTGCGCGAGCCTGGCCGGCATCCGCGTCTTTTCCACCGGCGGCATCGGCGGCGTCCATCGCGGCGCCGGGACCAGCTTCGACATTTCGGCCGACCTCGACGCCCTGGCCCGCTTCCCGGTCGCCGTGGTGTGTTCGGGGGCCAAGGCGATATTGGACATCGGCGCCACGCTGGAGGTGCTGGAAACCCGGGGCGTGCCGGTGATCGGGCTGGCCACCGACCGGTTCCCCGCCTTCTGGGCGGCGGACAGCGGATTTGCCGCGCCGCGCCGGGCGGCGACGCCGCAAGATGCCGCCCGCATCGCCGAGGCCCACTGGCGGCTGGGCTTCGCGAGCGGGCTGGTCATCGCCAACCCGCCGCCGGCCGCCGTCGCGCTGCCGGCCGAGGTCATGGAAAAGGCGGTGACGGTGGCGCTGGCCGAGGCGAAGGCCGCCGGCGTTTCCGGCAAGCGGCTGACGCCCTGGCTGCTTTCCCGCATCGCCGGCATCACCGAGGGGCGAAGCCTCGCCGCCAACACCGCGCTGATCGCCGCCAACGCCAGGGCCGGCGGCGCCATGGCGGCGGCCTATGCCGCACTGGCCGCCGGGGCGGGAGGAAGCCGATGA
- a CDS encoding DMT family transporter encodes MTASSTPPATAAPRASGAAAAAVLAIALAAVSHGSIFVRLADAHPFVVSAFRVGTAALVVVPVAIALRRRELAALDRRTVLASLGAGLFLALHFITWIASLGQTSIANSTVLVTLNPVWIAIATALITRRRPGGLVAASVTLSVAGCAVIAWGSAGDGSGSLVGDGLAVLGGMCAAGYLMMGRLARQRGISLISYVALCYGGAAVLLWALVLALGLPVAGLTPVTYGAMIGMGLISQVIGHSGYNWALKLFNPAFIAVCLLGEPILASALGLIYFGEAIPLATLAGAPIIMAGIYLGARAELR; translated from the coding sequence ATGACCGCTTCTTCCACCCCGCCAGCGACCGCCGCCCCCCGCGCCTCGGGCGCCGCCGCCGCCGCGGTGCTGGCCATCGCGCTGGCCGCCGTCTCGCACGGCTCGATCTTCGTGCGCCTGGCCGACGCCCATCCCTTCGTCGTCTCGGCCTTCCGGGTGGGCACGGCGGCCCTCGTCGTGGTGCCGGTAGCCATCGCCCTGCGCCGACGGGAACTGGCCGCGTTGGATCGCCGCACGGTGCTGGCCAGCCTCGGCGCCGGCCTGTTCCTGGCGCTTCACTTCATCACCTGGATCGCCTCGCTCGGCCAGACCTCGATCGCCAACAGCACCGTGCTGGTGACGCTCAACCCGGTGTGGATCGCCATTGCCACCGCCCTGATCACCCGCCGGCGGCCGGGCGGATTGGTGGCCGCCAGCGTGACCCTGTCGGTCGCCGGCTGCGCCGTCATCGCCTGGGGCAGCGCCGGCGACGGCTCGGGCTCGCTGGTGGGCGACGGGCTGGCCGTGCTGGGCGGCATGTGCGCCGCCGGCTATCTGATGATGGGCCGCCTGGCCCGCCAGCGGGGCATCTCGCTCATCTCCTACGTCGCGCTGTGCTATGGCGGCGCGGCGGTGCTGTTGTGGGCGCTGGTCCTGGCGCTCGGCCTGCCGGTCGCCGGCCTCACCCCGGTCACCTACGGCGCCATGATCGGCATGGGGCTGATCTCGCAGGTGATCGGCCACAGCGGCTACAACTGGGCGCTCAAGCTGTTCAATCCGGCCTTCATCGCCGTCTGCCTGCTGGGCGAGCCGATCCTGGCCTCGGCACTCGGGTTGATCTATTTCGGCGAGGCCATTCCGCTGGCCACCCTGGCCGGCGCCCCGATCATCATGGCCGGCATCTACCTGGGGGCGCGGGCCGAGTTGCGCTGA
- a CDS encoding B3/B4 domain-containing protein → MIPIAISQEFAQAGVRVALGCVACAVAVTESHPALAAALDAEVARRTAELAGRPVSEVPQIAAARRAYRAFGKDPARYRVSSEALMRRLVKGQGLYRINTAVDTNTLISLRTGHSVGMFDAATLAPPLTFRRAGPGETYEGIGRGPMNLEALPVLADAHGPFGSPTSDSERSKVTLATTRLFMTVIAFDGDAGLEAALAWAAGALESYCAASDVETAVVANHAR, encoded by the coding sequence ATGATCCCGATCGCCATCTCCCAGGAATTCGCCCAAGCCGGCGTGCGCGTGGCCCTGGGCTGCGTCGCCTGCGCCGTTGCCGTCACGGAAAGCCATCCCGCCCTGGCGGCGGCGCTCGACGCCGAGGTGGCGAGACGCACCGCCGAGCTGGCCGGCCGCCCGGTTTCCGAGGTGCCGCAGATCGCCGCCGCCAGGCGCGCCTATCGCGCCTTCGGCAAGGACCCGGCCCGTTACCGGGTATCGTCCGAAGCCCTGATGCGCCGCCTGGTCAAGGGCCAGGGCCTCTATCGCATCAACACGGCGGTCGACACCAACACCCTGATCTCGCTTAGGACCGGCCATTCGGTCGGCATGTTCGACGCCGCCACGCTGGCCCCGCCGCTGACCTTCCGCCGCGCCGGGCCGGGCGAAACCTACGAGGGCATCGGACGCGGGCCGATGAACCTCGAAGCCCTGCCGGTGCTGGCCGACGCCCACGGCCCCTTCGGCAGCCCGACCAGCGACAGCGAGCGGTCCAAGGTGACGCTGGCCACGACCCGGCTTTTCATGACCGTCATCGCCTTTGACGGCGACGCCGGGCTGGAGGCCGCGCTGGCCTGGGCGGCCGGGGCGCTTGAAAGCTACTGCGCGGCCTCGGACGTCGAGACCGCCGTCGTCGCCAATCATGCCCGCTGA